The sequence AGCTTGCCGAAGGGGAGATAAAAAGAGGAGACATCAGGGTGTTCCCGATACAGCTTTCGGCAATTGCCCTTAAGGTTGGAGGCGAGATATTCTTCAACACTGTTGCGCTTGGAGCCGCCTGTGCCCTTGTTAGCATAGAGTTTGCAGTTATTGAGGACGCAATGAAACAGACATGGGGCAGGAAAGGGCCCGAGATAGTGCAAAAAAACATAAATGCGGCAAAGGAGGGCTATCAGGCAATCAAATCGGTGCTAAAAGAGCAGTTCAAGATAAAGATTGCCAAGGTGGGCCCTGACAACCAGATTCTGCTCACGGGAAACGATGCGGCATGCATTGGCGCAGTCAAGGCTGGCGTAAAGCTGGTTGCCGAATACCCCATGAGCCCGTCGTCATCAGTGCTGCATTTTATGGCGGCCCACGAATTTTCACACAGCATCGTAGTAAAGCACACCGAAGATGAAATTGCTGCAATGAACATGATTGCAGGGGCAGGGGCTGCCGGCGTCAGGGCATTGACTGCAACATCAGGGGGCGGGTTTTCGCTCATGGCTGAAGCCCTAGGCCTTGCGGGGCTTTCTGAAATACCCTGTGTCATAATAAACGTGCAGCGGGCCGGGCCTTCAACCGGGCTTCCTACATACGGGGAGCAGGCTGACTTGAAATTTGCGCTTTGTGCCTCCCAGGGAGAGTTCCCAAGGCTTGTATGCGCCCCAGGCGACGTTGAAGAGGCGTTTTATGAGACATTCAAGATGTTCAACCTAACCGACTTGGTCCAAACCCCTGGGATTGTACTTCTTGACAAGGAGCTTTCTGATGGCTATCAGTCAACAAGGAAATTTGACACAAGCAAGCTCAAAGTTGAGAGGGGAAAACTGCTTTCAGACGCGCAGCTTGATGGAAAGGCAGATTATAAGAGATTTGAAATTACAGAGGATGGGATTTCACCAAGGCCGCTTATGGGGCAGAAAAACGGCCTTTTTGTTGCCACATCGTACGAGCATGACGAGACTTCTTTTACAACTGAGGAGCCCAAATTAAGGGTAGGCATGATTGACAAGAGATGGAGAAAAATCAAAAACATTAAGTCATCCGATATTGTACCGAAGTATTATGGGGACGCAAATCCGGACCTGCTGATAGTCGGCTGGGGCTCAACAAAATCCCCAATTCTCGAGTCCTTGAAGTTTGCCAAAAAGGCAGGGATGAAAGTCGGTTACCTGCACATTGTCTGGATGTATCCTTTTGCATCCAATGAGATATTAGCAGCCCTGAAAACTGCAAAGAAAGTTGTGGGGATTGAAATGAATTCAACAGGGCAGCTAAGGGACCTTGTAAGGGAAAGAACCGGGTTTTACATACCTGACAGCCAGATGTACTTGAAATATGACGCAAGGCCGTTTTACCCGGAGGACATATTTGAATTTGTAAAAAATCAAATTGAAAGAAAATAATGCGAATCTTGAAAACAAATGTAAACTTTTATGGCTAAAAGGGAATGATTATGGCAACTCTTGCAAGCTTCAACAACACAAACAAGATACAGTGGTGCCCAGGATGCGGGGACTTTGCAATACTTCTTGCGATGAAAAATGCTATAGCATCATCCGGCCTTGAGCCCCATCAGGTTTGCGTTTCCTCTGGGGTGGGTTGCGGAAGCAAGTTGCCACATTACATCAAGACATACGGCTTTGAGGGTCTTCACGGAAGGTCACTTCCTCCCGCCACTGCGATAAAACTGTCAAACCACGAACTGACAGTCCTTGCAGTCGGTGGAGACGGGGACGGGTATGGAATCGGGCTTGGCCATTTTCTGCACACCTGCAGGCGAAACATTGACATAACTTATATTGTGCAAAACAACCAGATTTACGGACTTACAACAGGACAGACTTCGCCGACTTCAGAAAAGGGCACAAAGACAAGGTCAACGCCGCATGGTGTGATTGAGCTGCCGGTAAACCCCATTTCACTTGCAATCAGCGCAGGGGCTTCGTTTGTGGCCAGGGGATTTTCAGGGGACCTGAAGCATTTGTCAGAGCTAATCAAGCTTGGAATGGCCCACAAGGGATTTGCCCTCATTGACGTCTTTCAGCCATGTGTCACTTACAATAAGGTCAATACATTCCAGTTTTTCCAGCAAAGGTGCTAC is a genomic window of Candidatus Parvarchaeota archaeon containing:
- a CDS encoding 2-oxoacid:acceptor oxidoreductase subunit alpha, whose product is MENQVLNKINFKIGGEAGMGIMTLGNMFGKMLKMHGLNVVTVNDFPSLIRGGHNTNYIRGDSEPIYSAIKQIDVLVGLNKEAALRHYNELSKGGALIYDESKVKLAEGEIKRGDIRVFPIQLSAIALKVGGEIFFNTVALGAACALVSIEFAVIEDAMKQTWGRKGPEIVQKNINAAKEGYQAIKSVLKEQFKIKIAKVGPDNQILLTGNDAACIGAVKAGVKLVAEYPMSPSSSVLHFMAAHEFSHSIVVKHTEDEIAAMNMIAGAGAAGVRALTATSGGGFSLMAEALGLAGLSEIPCVIINVQRAGPSTGLPTYGEQADLKFALCASQGEFPRLVCAPGDVEEAFYETFKMFNLTDLVQTPGIVLLDKELSDGYQSTRKFDTSKLKVERGKLLSDAQLDGKADYKRFEITEDGISPRPLMGQKNGLFVATSYEHDETSFTTEEPKLRVGMIDKRWRKIKNIKSSDIVPKYYGDANPDLLIVGWGSTKSPILESLKFAKKAGMKVGYLHIVWMYPFASNEILAALKTAKKVVGIEMNSTGQLRDLVRERTGFYIPDSQMYLKYDARPFYPEDIFEFVKNQIERK
- a CDS encoding 2-oxoacid:ferredoxin oxidoreductase subunit beta, coding for MATLASFNNTNKIQWCPGCGDFAILLAMKNAIASSGLEPHQVCVSSGVGCGSKLPHYIKTYGFEGLHGRSLPPATAIKLSNHELTVLAVGGDGDGYGIGLGHFLHTCRRNIDITYIVQNNQIYGLTTGQTSPTSEKGTKTRSTPHGVIELPVNPISLAISAGASFVARGFSGDLKHLSELIKLGMAHKGFALIDVFQPCVTYNKVNTFQFFQQRCYKLQDQQGGWDTTDKIGAIAKAEEWGEKIPIGIFYQQKRPTYEDELPQLSKVPLVRQPIDNIDITKLMDEFY